From the Candidatus Aquicultor sp. genome, one window contains:
- a CDS encoding metal-sensitive transcriptional regulator gives MVAMYDRDGESKRVITRLKRLEGQLRGLQRLVEMGEDCESILTQFAAAKGAFQRVGELILASVIRNCVEKETADKSPSESIESAIALFEQYVRHLQ, from the coding sequence ATGGTTGCAATGTATGACCGCGACGGAGAATCCAAACGAGTGATAACTCGACTGAAGCGGCTCGAAGGCCAGCTGAGAGGCCTACAGCGTTTGGTCGAAATGGGTGAAGACTGCGAGAGCATTCTTACCCAGTTTGCTGCGGCAAAAGGAGCGTTCCAGAGAGTTGGAGAGCTTATTTTGGCCAGCGTAATTCGCAACTGTGTCGAAAAGGAAACAGCCGACAAATCGCCGAGCGAAAGCATAGAGTCGGCTATTGCCCTTTTCGAGCAATATGTGAGGCATTTGCAGTAA
- a CDS encoding MFS transporter produces the protein MSQKDAASRDEQQEKRVLGVSKNVFFLGLTSLFNDISSEMIYPLIPIFLTTVLGTPVAFVGLIEGIAESTASLMKLVSGRLSDRFNQRKLPAVIGYALGAVGKPLLAVSFVWWQALFARFTDRLGKGIRTAPRDALIADSSSPDAYGRSFGFHRTMDTVGAAIGPLMALFLFPALNQNFRTYFAIAIIPAIISIFVLVKYVTEPRRSDVSKKIVLERFSLAPFNRSFKIFLLIALVFTLGNSSDAFLVLRAQNVGISVALIPLVYLIFNLVSASIATPAGIISDKIGRKRVIAVGFATFSAVYLGFALAKTTTAVWLLFAAYGLYAGFTESIFKAYAADLAPANLRGTAYGLLNLVLGIALLPASFVAGLLWQYVNPAATFYYGSAMSLFALILFVLFSLMSNRARV, from the coding sequence ATGTCGCAGAAAGATGCAGCAAGCAGAGACGAACAGCAAGAAAAGCGCGTTTTAGGGGTATCTAAGAACGTCTTCTTCTTAGGCTTAACCAGCCTGTTTAATGATATTAGCTCTGAGATGATCTATCCTTTGATACCAATATTCTTGACGACTGTCCTGGGTACACCGGTAGCTTTTGTCGGGCTCATAGAAGGCATAGCGGAATCAACCGCTAGCTTAATGAAGCTCGTATCGGGTAGGCTTTCCGATAGGTTTAACCAGCGAAAATTGCCGGCCGTAATCGGTTATGCGTTAGGAGCGGTAGGAAAGCCCCTTCTCGCGGTATCATTCGTCTGGTGGCAGGCGTTATTCGCGAGATTCACGGATCGACTCGGGAAGGGTATTCGAACAGCCCCGCGAGACGCCCTCATTGCCGACTCAAGCAGCCCGGACGCCTATGGCAGATCGTTCGGCTTTCACCGGACAATGGATACGGTAGGCGCCGCCATAGGGCCCTTAATGGCATTATTCTTGTTTCCTGCCCTTAATCAGAATTTCCGCACATACTTTGCTATCGCTATAATCCCGGCGATTATCAGTATATTTGTGCTCGTAAAGTACGTTACCGAGCCTCGTCGAAGCGATGTTAGCAAGAAGATTGTTCTGGAGCGATTTAGCTTGGCACCGTTCAATCGCAGCTTTAAGATATTTTTACTGATCGCACTGGTGTTTACGCTTGGCAACTCAAGCGATGCGTTCTTAGTGCTTCGAGCGCAGAATGTGGGTATAAGCGTAGCGCTTATCCCGCTAGTTTATCTCATATTTAACCTGGTTAGCGCATCTATAGCGACACCAGCGGGAATTATATCCGATAAAATCGGGCGCAAACGGGTAATAGCTGTCGGGTTTGCAACGTTTTCAGCTGTCTATTTAGGATTCGCGTTAGCAAAGACGACAACGGCGGTTTGGCTGTTGTTTGCAGCATACGGGTTGTACGCGGGGTTTACAGAGAGCATTTTTAAGGCGTATGCTGCCGATCTAGCGCCGGCGAATTTGCGAGGCACAGCATACGGATTGCTCAATCTTGTTCTGGGGATCGCATTGCTTCCTGCAAGTTTTGTAGCAGGGTTGCTATGGCAATACGTAAACCCGGCGGCGACGTTTTATTACGGCAGCGCAATGTCGCTATTTGCCTTAATTCTGTTTGTGCTATTCTCTTTGATGTCAAATAGAGCGCGTGTTTAA
- a CDS encoding sugar phosphate isomerase/epimerase, giving the protein MMNRIKLACSSNVYTGIALTEAIRKLAAIGYQGIEIVAGHERLHQSDGHSGCTQAVKDALIFHDLEVSNIAIQHCHLNSDVHNLIRSAHVKALQRTIWQNRHYLERIKYYVSVARTLNCPSVTITPGVADPTIDARRLLIAMITKIEELGEYAQNLGVSVGLMYGPGLFFPTADAMRAVFSQHRNINIAFHVGRSSSSCETPCSIMDTYRNYIKHITVADTGYGGRDYLIPGAGTIEWISFFKTLHRVQYGGFVTVDLSSYKDMPDYAIKRSYYYLTNIMHGVERAHQPQTRSA; this is encoded by the coding sequence ATGATGAATCGTATTAAACTTGCCTGTAGCTCAAATGTATACACCGGCATAGCTCTCACCGAAGCGATACGAAAGCTCGCCGCGATCGGTTACCAGGGTATCGAGATTGTGGCCGGTCATGAGCGTCTTCACCAGAGCGACGGCCATTCGGGCTGCACGCAGGCAGTTAAAGATGCTTTAATCTTTCACGATCTTGAAGTTTCAAATATAGCTATACAACACTGCCACCTGAACAGCGATGTGCATAACCTTATAAGGAGCGCGCACGTAAAGGCGCTACAACGTACGATCTGGCAGAACCGCCACTACCTCGAGCGGATAAAATACTATGTGAGCGTAGCACGAACGCTGAATTGCCCGTCGGTAACGATTACTCCCGGCGTCGCCGATCCAACCATCGATGCTAGACGACTGCTGATCGCCATGATTACCAAAATCGAGGAGCTTGGCGAGTATGCGCAAAACCTTGGCGTGTCGGTAGGCCTCATGTACGGCCCCGGTCTTTTCTTCCCCACGGCGGATGCTATGCGAGCGGTATTCTCGCAGCACCGCAACATCAACATCGCGTTTCATGTGGGCCGATCAAGCAGCTCGTGTGAAACGCCATGCAGCATTATGGATACGTATCGTAATTATATCAAGCATATTACTGTTGCAGACACAGGATACGGTGGGCGTGATTATCTTATTCCGGGTGCCGGAACCATTGAGTGGATCTCGTTTTTTAAAACACTGCACAGGGTTCAATACGGGGGATTTGTAACCGTAGACCTATCATCGTACAAAGACATGCCCGATTACGCCATCAAACGATCATACTATTATTTGACCAACATCATGCACGGCGTCGAACGCGCTCACCAACCGCAGACTCGCTCCGCGTAA
- a CDS encoding response regulator transcription factor, with product MQTLQQKNVLIIEDDRNIAELVRLYLDDQGWLTRIFVDGGDALNYLKDNHVHVGLVILDLMLPSVDGWEICRWVKENTHIPVIIVTAHGEIQDKLKGFELGTDDYIVKPFDPLEVVARVKAVLRRTGDKPQCLEFPNLSINLDSYTVLVAGEKMELTPREIELLHFLASYPGRVFTRELLLQQLWGFDFPGNTRTVDVHVNRLREKLEAASDSCRITTVWGVGYKFEVGDENAEHIR from the coding sequence ATGCAGACCTTACAACAGAAAAATGTTCTGATAATCGAAGACGATCGCAACATCGCCGAACTGGTCAGACTTTACCTCGATGATCAGGGTTGGCTTACCAGGATATTTGTCGATGGCGGCGATGCGCTCAATTATTTGAAAGATAATCATGTGCACGTAGGGTTGGTCATCCTTGACCTGATGTTGCCGAGCGTAGACGGGTGGGAAATATGCCGTTGGGTGAAGGAAAACACTCATATCCCGGTTATTATCGTAACCGCGCACGGTGAGATTCAGGATAAGCTGAAAGGATTTGAGTTGGGCACCGACGATTATATTGTAAAGCCCTTCGATCCGCTTGAAGTTGTCGCCCGGGTAAAAGCCGTTCTTCGCCGCACGGGCGATAAACCACAATGCCTTGAGTTCCCTAATCTCAGCATAAATCTTGATAGCTATACGGTATTGGTAGCCGGTGAAAAAATGGAGCTTACGCCTCGTGAAATCGAACTGCTGCATTTTCTTGCCAGCTATCCGGGACGTGTCTTCACGCGTGAGTTGCTCTTGCAGCAACTCTGGGGATTCGATTTTCCAGGCAATACACGAACGGTTGACGTACACGTAAACCGGCTCAGAGAAAAACTAGAGGCGGCATCCGATTCGTGCCGAATTACGACGGTATGGGGTGTCGGCTACAAGTTCGAGGTAGGGGACGAGAATGCGGAGCATATTCGCTAA
- a CDS encoding HAMP domain-containing sensor histidine kinase has product MRSIFAKILVSGLFIALVTALALSFILSSLFGRYYENRADQELNEGLHAAETLTKNYLAGRIPLNAYAHALQMVEDLEGSHFIIIDSHGKTVINTRPQIGGGLSESMLRLLAPQLSDDQILEKQVKDSDSQTLKIDTMTSSVSGAKIIAYNHLIDIREPVEEISRLVWIATVLAFFISIIPAFIMSKHFTAALVNMNEAAKTISQGDFSVRVTSNRNDEIGELASTLDYMATQLDKIEQTRQDFLANVSHELRTPLTSIRGFVQGMLDGTIHPEQQTAYLARVYSEAGRLSKIVDDLLTLARLQSGRVQFEWKEEDPAAVLSEVVEILEPQATEKQLKLELVRVGENRKLRTDRNRLAQIYMNVLANAIKFSPSGGTITVNSVWNTDGYYVTVLDEGSGIPEDELPSIFERFYTGSGKTDRELPGSGLGLAISKLLVEEHAGTITAVNRAEKGSEFTIFFPSV; this is encoded by the coding sequence ATGCGGAGCATATTCGCTAAAATCCTGGTATCCGGGCTCTTTATTGCGCTCGTTACCGCGCTCGCCTTGAGTTTTATCCTCTCTTCATTATTTGGCCGCTACTATGAGAATAGAGCCGACCAAGAGCTTAACGAAGGACTCCATGCTGCCGAGACTCTTACAAAAAACTATTTAGCAGGCCGAATACCTTTAAATGCTTATGCACATGCACTGCAAATGGTCGAAGACCTTGAGGGCAGTCACTTTATCATAATTGATAGCCATGGTAAAACCGTTATCAATACAAGACCGCAGATCGGAGGCGGCCTTAGCGAGTCTATGCTAAGGTTACTGGCTCCTCAATTAAGCGACGATCAAATACTAGAGAAGCAGGTTAAGGATTCTGATAGTCAAACCCTGAAAATAGATACCATGACTTCATCGGTATCGGGCGCTAAAATAATTGCATATAACCATTTAATTGATATACGTGAGCCTGTGGAAGAAATCAGCAGACTTGTATGGATTGCTACAGTGCTAGCGTTTTTCATATCGATAATACCTGCGTTTATAATGTCGAAGCACTTCACGGCTGCGCTTGTTAACATGAATGAAGCGGCAAAAACGATCAGCCAGGGCGATTTTAGCGTTCGCGTGACGTCTAACCGGAACGACGAGATCGGGGAACTCGCATCGACGCTCGATTATATGGCGACGCAACTGGACAAGATTGAGCAAACGCGGCAGGATTTCTTAGCAAACGTTTCGCATGAGCTGCGTACACCACTTACATCAATCCGTGGATTCGTGCAGGGTATGTTGGACGGTACGATTCATCCCGAGCAACAAACGGCTTACCTGGCCAGGGTTTACAGTGAGGCCGGACGCCTCTCAAAAATCGTAGACGATTTATTAACACTTGCAAGATTGCAGAGCGGACGGGTGCAATTCGAATGGAAAGAAGAAGACCCGGCCGCTGTGCTCTCCGAAGTCGTTGAGATACTAGAGCCGCAAGCCACTGAAAAGCAGCTCAAGCTCGAGTTAGTTAGGGTAGGCGAAAACCGGAAGCTTAGAACAGATCGCAACCGGTTGGCGCAGATTTATATGAACGTACTAGCCAACGCGATAAAATTTTCGCCGTCAGGTGGGACTATAACCGTAAATTCTGTTTGGAATACCGACGGTTATTACGTGACCGTTCTCGATGAAGGCTCCGGTATACCGGAAGATGAGCTTCCGAGCATCTTTGAACGGTTCTATACCGGCAGCGGGAAAACCGATCGCGAACTGCCCGGATCAGGGCTCGGCTTGGCTATTAGCAAACTGCTTGTTGAAGAACATGCGGGGACAATTACTGCCGTAAATCGCGCCGAAAAAGGCAGCGAATTTACCATTTTCTTTCCCAGCGTTTAA